Genomic window (Flavobacteriales bacterium):
CAGGCGGAAGAAATGGCGGAACTCCTACGGAGACGCTGGAAACTGGGGGTGGACGGGATACCGAGTGTGTATGAAACCTTGGAGCAACAAGCGATCAAGGTGATGGAATGCCATGCCTCCAGCCCATTCGATGGCTTGAACGCACGAGTGGACGACCACATGGTGATCGTGATGAATGACGAGAAGGAAGTGGTGCGCAAGCGCTTTACCGCAGCGCATGAGCTCGGACATGCGTTACTGAACATTCCGGATGATCTCGATCACAAAACCAAGGAACATATCTGCCATCGCTTCGCCGGGGCCTTCCTGTGGCCGCGTGAGCAGTTCATGGACAGAGTGGGGCCAAGGCGCGCGCGCTTCATGCTGGATGAACTGGTCGAGTGGAAGCAACGTTGGGGCCTTTCGTTCAAGGCGATCATCCGTCGCTCATACGACCTCGGGATCATTAATGATGCCACCTACAAACGGTCGCTGATCAACTACAACATGGCGGGTTTCGGCAAGGGTGAGCCGGATGATTACAAGATGCCCGAGCGCACGGTGCGTTTCGAGCAACTCGTTCTTTCGGGTTTGGCGCAGGACATCCTTTCGCTGAATCAAGCGGCCGACCTGATGAATATGAAGATGGGTGACTTCCGCAAGAAGTACAGCGAAGTGATATAATGGGTGCCACGACGAACCTTGGATCGGAGTCATTGTCCCTTCGGGCCAACCCTGCGGGCGCATGCCTCTGGTCTGCCCATACTTCGTTGTTCCTCGGTCGGAGACTTCCAGTATCCTCCCTCGTCACGCCTCGTCTGGCCAAACCATAGTCAAGCGTGACAACCGACCGAGGTTCGTCGAGGCACCCAGTCCTGGTCGTGACGGATACCAATGTGTTCATTGATCTGATGAGCGTGGATGCCCTTGAGGCGTTCTTCGCATTGTCGTTGGAGGTGCACACGACCGGGTTCGTCACAAACGAATTGAACAAGGAGCAGTCAGCGTTACTGGTCCCACATATCGGCGGCGGACGAATGCTCATCGATCGCTTCACGGATGTAGAGATCAGGGAGATCATGGAGATGACCACACGGAATGTGTTGCACTTCACGGACCGTTCAGTCATTCACTTAGCCGGAAAGCTGACCGCGACGGTCCTCTCCGGAGATGGTCGATTATGGAAGGAATGCAAGGCTCGGCGGCTGGACGTGCATGGTAGTCTCTGGGTGGTCGAGCAGATATGGGTCAAGCAGCTTGTTCAACCAGTTGCGTGCATTGATAAGCTGAAAGCCTTGAAGAAGATCAACTCGCGACTTCCGAAGGATAAGATCGATGCGTTGATCGAACGGATCAGGAAAGGATAGGTTCTTCACGTGCGCCCCCCATCCGCCCCACCTTTGTCCAAAACCCATTCACCCATGATCTGGAAGAAAGGACGCGGCACCCTCGGGCCGCTGGCACCGCTGTTCGGCAGCTGGGAAGCGGGCGCCGACTCACCGATGGGCAAGGTGCGATGCACGCGCGTGTTCACGGCGGTGCTCGGCGGCAAGTACATCGCGCTGGATTGCGCGTGGCACTTCGGCAAAGGCGCGTATGAAGAACG
Coding sequences:
- a CDS encoding ImmA/IrrE family metallo-endopeptidase translates to MDDVHSTFGERLQLARKMAGLSYQGLADKLQGLVTKQALHKYEQDTMMPDSEKLIALANALDVTVNFFFRQDPVKVELEHIEFRKTLRLPAKERDAILSRITDEMGRYLEAERLMGAGKRFVNPLAKEDAVTEPEQAEEMAELLRRRWKLGVDGIPSVYETLEQQAIKVMECHASSPFDGLNARVDDHMVIVMNDEKEVVRKRFTAAHELGHALLNIPDDLDHKTKEHICHRFAGAFLWPREQFMDRVGPRRARFMLDELVEWKQRWGLSFKAIIRRSYDLGIINDATYKRSLINYNMAGFGKGEPDDYKMPERTVRFEQLVLSGLAQDILSLNQAADLMNMKMGDFRKKYSEVI